DNA from Synechococcus sp. CBW1108:
TGGAGTTCGGTCCGCCGCCCCACGGCCACCTGGCTGACAAAGGGCAGAAGATTGTTGGGAATGCCGCTGGGGTCTTCGCCGATGCGGCCACTGGGATGGGCCCCCACCGGATTGAAATACCGCAGCCGGGCGATTCGCCAGCCGGCCTCACTGGCGGCCAGATCCGCCAGCATCTGCTCCACCGCCGCCTTGCTGTGGCCATAGGGATTGATCGGCTGGATGGCTGCCCCCTCCCCGATCGGCATGGTTTCGGGCAGGCCGTAAACGGTGCAACTGCTGCTGAAGACCAGGGTGCGGCAGCCATGGACCTGCATGGCTTTGAGCAGGTGGCGGGAGCCGCTGAGGTTCACGTCCCAGTAGCGCAGCGGATCGCCCACCGATTCGCCCACGGCCTTGAGGCCGGCGAAGTGGATCACCGCCTCGATGGGTTGGCCTGAGGGGCCAGATGCAAAGGCCTTGTTCAGATCCGCAGCTGAGCGGATATCGCCTTCGACGACCACCAGCCGGTCGGCGGCCCCGGGGCCGGCAAGTTCCAGTACCCGCCGCAGTGCTTCCGGGGAGCTGTTGTCGTAGTTGTCGATCACCACGAGGCTGTGGCCCGCTTCAAGCAGCAGCAGGGAGGTGTGGCTGCCGATGAAGCCGGCGCCTCCAGTTATCAGCAGCTGGGTCAAGATTGTTTCCTTCGGGGGTGGGCGATAGTCTCGGTCGAATCTTGCCACCAGCTGTCATGGACGCACCATCAATTCGCAGCATTTGCTGCATTGGTGCCGGCTATGTGGGCGGCCCGACAATGGCCGTGGTGGCCGATCGCTGCCCCCACATCCAGGTCACGGTGGTGGACCTCAACGAGGAGCGGATTGGGGCCTGGAACTCCGCCGATCTCAGCTTGCTGCCCATCTATGAGCCCGGGCTCGATGAGGTGGTGGGCCGGGCGCGGGGTCGCAACCTGCACTTCACCACCTCGGTGGAGGGGGCGATCGCGACTGCCGACATGGTGTTCATCTCCGTGAACACCCCCACCAAGACCCACGGGGTGGGGGCAGGGCAGGCAAGTGATCTCAAGTGGATCGAGGCATCCGCGCGCATGCTGGCAACGGCGGCCACTGGCCACACGATCGTGGTCGAGAAGAGCACCCTGCCGGTGCGCACGGCCCAGGCGGTGAAGTCGATTCTGGAGGCTGGCCCGGCGGGCAAGAGCTTTGCGGTGCTCTCGAATCCGGAGTTTCTGGCGGAGGGCTCGGCGATTCGAGATCTGGAGAATCCCGATCGGGTGCTGATTGGTGGGGAATCCCAGGAAGCGATTGAGGCGCTGGCGGGGATCTACGGCCACTGGGTGGCCCCGGAAAAAATTCTGCGCACCAATCTATGGAGCAGCGAGCTCAGCAAGCTCACGGCCAATGCTTTCCTGGCCCAGCGGATCAGCTCGATCAACAGCATCGCCGCCCTCTGTGAGGCCACCGGTGCCGACGTGCGCGAGGTGGCCAATGCGATCGGTGCAGACAGTCGCATCGGACCCAAGTTTCTCAAGGCCGGCCCTGGATTTGGCGGCAGCTGCTTCCAGAAGGACATCCTAAATCTGGTTTACCTGTGCCGTTATTACGGCCTTGAGGATGTGGCGAGCTACTGGGAACAGGTGGTAACCCTGAACACGTGGCAACAGCACCGCATCTCCAGGCTGATGGTGAATCGGCTGTTCGGCACGATCAGCGGCAAGCGGATCGCCGTTTTGGGCTTTGCCTTCAAGGCCGATACCAACGACACCCGCGAATCGCCCGCGATCCAAGTCTGCCTGGACCTGCTGGAGGAGGGGGCATGCCTGGCGATCGTTGATCCCAAGGTTCGCGAAGGCCAGATCAGCATCGATCTGGGTAAGCCCGCTGGCCAGGGCGAGGGCAACTGGCAGTTGGTGGATTCGGTGGCGGCGGCGGCCGAAGGCGCCGATGCCCTGGTGCTGCTCACCGAGTGGCAACAGTTTGGCCAGATCAACTGGCCTGAGGTGGCTGCGCTGATGCGCCAGCCGGCCTGGCTCTTTGATTCAAGGGCCAAGGCT
Protein-coding regions in this window:
- the galE gene encoding UDP-glucose 4-epimerase GalE, giving the protein MTQLLITGGAGFIGSHTSLLLLEAGHSLVVIDNYDNSSPEALRRVLELAGPGAADRLVVVEGDIRSAADLNKAFASGPSGQPIEAVIHFAGLKAVGESVGDPLRYWDVNLSGSRHLLKAMQVHGCRTLVFSSSCTVYGLPETMPIGEGAAIQPINPYGHSKAAVEQMLADLAASEAGWRIARLRYFNPVGAHPSGRIGEDPSGIPNNLLPFVSQVAVGRRTELQVFGGDWPTPDGSGIRDYIHVMDLAEGHRAALDALLAEPPQLLTLNLGSGQGHSVLEVVRAFESASGRTVPFAIVARRDGDAACTVADPHLAAERLGWRTRLSLAEMCRDSWCWQQANPHGYGG
- a CDS encoding nucleotide sugar dehydrogenase translates to MDAPSIRSICCIGAGYVGGPTMAVVADRCPHIQVTVVDLNEERIGAWNSADLSLLPIYEPGLDEVVGRARGRNLHFTTSVEGAIATADMVFISVNTPTKTHGVGAGQASDLKWIEASARMLATAATGHTIVVEKSTLPVRTAQAVKSILEAGPAGKSFAVLSNPEFLAEGSAIRDLENPDRVLIGGESQEAIEALAGIYGHWVAPEKILRTNLWSSELSKLTANAFLAQRISSINSIAALCEATGADVREVANAIGADSRIGPKFLKAGPGFGGSCFQKDILNLVYLCRYYGLEDVASYWEQVVTLNTWQQHRISRLMVNRLFGTISGKRIAVLGFAFKADTNDTRESPAIQVCLDLLEEGACLAIVDPKVREGQISIDLGKPAGQGEGNWQLVDSVAAAAEGADALVLLTEWQQFGQINWPEVAALMRQPAWLFDSRAKADGAAARAAGLNVWTLGEG